One genomic region from Branchiostoma lanceolatum isolate klBraLanc5 chromosome 7, klBraLanc5.hap2, whole genome shotgun sequence encodes:
- the LOC136437915 gene encoding diamine oxidase [copper-containing]-like, with protein MEMTGAKTYTYSAVPEKNADKPALKTVKFWQAVSVVLFFACIALAVALGAFVASVNGGERSQHVTPCPAGLAVEPMNEDDPGLYDDLSLAEHNAVRVYMESQETLALTPWDDAGFSDNFINAIELHVPAKSEALAFLDGGGDKPERQALVTVHAGGKTPPVVEEYVVGPLPNPARHTPYSPPGRKSPIPWTSRAPDEKEWPLLYTLIDDATAALHNILKESFGYTYRNCSNRCLVDIEVVPKGYKSGERRSWIMFHPARTGLIGNYLNFMIQITHESVDPSEWHVSKVYYNKQYFGSVQQLITGYADGSVEKDTPDPDIQDEEIMYPTFVRRGKPQPASPSRGPTLTEPGGRRYAVRGRHVEYMGWSFDWRLSTSQSMQLYDIRMNGERIAYELSSQEATSFYSGYNPGMLNNLFVDSYFVSGRSFELVRGIDCPETATFFNTLQQRSTKEPRLTRNAVCVFELNAGIPLRRHFDSDFAGGFNFYGGMADHVLVLRHINTVDNYDYVYDYIFHQNGVMEVRVVLTGYILTSPDKASYGYPLYGGNVGNVHQHAFNYKVDLDILGTQNRFETVDIVLENITNPERPDLRHIQTRIQRNLRRTEREAAVQYDFNRPKYYNFYSEEETNRFGVNRGYRVQLNGIAKTLLPRQDWAPMRGVAWQDYQLAVTRRKESEPASSSIYNQNDLYEALVDFQTFIDDDENIVDEDLVAWVTLSTHHIPHSEDFPTTATAGTQMQFFLRPFNYYDEDPSVGSSNAVLITPGEKSGSVRVERFGTPTGPACVSEQSPFRYNGTWLGPH; from the exons ATGGAAATGACCGGGGCGAAGACGTACACTTACAGCGCCGTTCCTGAGAAAAATGCAGACAAGCCTGCGTTGAAAACCGTGAAGTTTTGGCAGGCGGTCTCTGTGGTGCTGTTCTTCGCGTGTATCGCGTTGGCCGTTGCTCTGGGGGCTTTTGTGGCGAGTGTGAACGGCGGTGAACGAAGCCAACATGTGACACCGTGCCCTGCTGGACTTGCAGTCGAGCCAATGAACGAAGACGACCCGGGACTGTACGACGATCTGTCCCTGGCAGAACACAACGCCGTTCGTGTCTACATGGAGAGTCAGGAGACTCTGGCTCTAACTCCGTGGGACGACGCTGGGTTCAGCGATAACTTCATCAACGCTATCG AACTGCACGTCCCAGCCAAATCGGAGGCCTTGGCGTTCCTTGACGGCGGGGGTGACAAACCGGAGAGACAGGCGCTGGTGACCGTGCACGCTGGCGGGAAGACACCACCGGTCGTGGAGGAGTATGTGGTCGGGCCACTGCCCAACCCTGCCCGCCACACACCGTACTCACCACCCGGCAGGAAGAGCCCCATCCCGTGGACCAGTCGGGCTCCTGACGAGAAAGAATGGCCACTGCTTTATACACTCATTGATGATGCTACGGCTGCTCTGCACAACATTTTAAAG GAAAGTTTCGGTTATACGTACCGCAACTGCTCCAATCGTTGTCTGGTCGACATTGAGGTTGTCCCCAAAGGTTACAAAAGCGGCGAGCGGAGGTCATGGATCATGTTTCATCCTGCCAGAACGGGCCTCATTGGGAACTATCTGAACTTTATGATACAG ATTACTCACGAGAGTGTTGATCCCAGTGAGTGGCATGTCTCCAAAGTGTACTACAACAAGCAGTACTTTGGCTCAGTACAACAACTCATTACCGGGTACGCGGACGGTTCGGTTGAAAAGGACACGCCTGACCCTGACATACAAGACGAAGAGATAATGTATCCAACCTTCGTGAGGAGGGGAAAGCCACAGCCAGCTTCTCCTAGTCGGGGCCCGACGCTGACTGAACCGGGCGGCAGGAGGTACGCGGTGCGGGGGCGACACGTCGAGTACATGGGCTGGAGTTTCGACTGGCGTTTGAGCACCTCACAGTCCATGCAGCTGTACGACATCAGGATGAACGGAGAGCGTATCGCGTACGAACTGAGCTCACAAGAGGCGACGTCTTTTTATTCTGGATACAACCCCGGTATGCTCAACAACCTCTTTGTCGACTCCTATTTCGTTAGTGGCAGAAGCTTTGAGCTCGTCCGTGGCATAGACTGTCCAGAAACCGCAACGTTCTTCAACACACTTCAGCAAAGAAGCACCAAAGAACCGAGACTGACACGGAACGCCGTCTGTGTATTCGAACTGAATGCTGGGATACCTCTCCGTCGCCATTTTGATTCGGACTTTGCGGGAGGCTTCAACTTCTACGGTGGTATGGCTGATCACGTGTTGGTGTTGCGTCACATCAACACTGTAGACAACTATGACTACGTCTACGATTacatatttcatcaaaatgGCGTTATGGAAGTCCGAGTCGTATTAACTGGCTATATCCTAACATCACCAGACAAAGCCTCATATGGTTACCCCCTCTATGGCGGCAATGTTGGAAATGTTCACCAGCACGCTTTCAACTACAAGGTGGACCTCGACATTCTAGGAACACAGAATAG GTTCGAAACCGTGGACATCGTATTGGAGAACATCACCAACCCTGAGCGGCCGGACCTGCGCCACATCCAGACCCGCATCCAGCGGAACCTGAGGAGAACCGAGAGGGAAGCCGCCGTGCAGTACGACTTCAACCGGCCCAAGTACTACAACTTCTACAGCGAGGAAGAGACCAACCG GTTCGGCGTGAATCGTGGTTACCGTGTGCAGCTGAACGGCATCGCTAAGACACTGCTGCCCCGGCAGGACTGGGCACCGATGCGGGGAGTGGCCTGGCAGGACTACCAGCTGGCCGTGACCCGGAGGAAAGAATCCGAGCCCGCCAGCTCCTCCATCTACAACCAGAACGACCTGTACGAAGCGCTCGTCGACTTCCAGACCTTCATCGATGATGATGAGAACATCGTTGACGAGGACCTGGTTGCCTGGGTGACGCTCTCCACGCACCACATTCCTCACTCCGAGGACTTCCCGACCACGGCTACTGCGGGGACACAGATGCAGTTCTTCCTGCGCCCCTTCAACTACTACGACGAGGATCCTTCGGTGGGCTCGTCTAACGCCGTTCTGATCACCCCGGGAGAGAAGTCTGGGTCCGTACGGGTGGAACGGTTCGGTACCCCGACAGGCCCTGCATGTGTGTCCGAGCAGAGTCCGTTCCGTTACAACGGGACGTGGCTAGGGCCCCATTAA
- the LOC136438405 gene encoding LOW QUALITY PROTEIN: diamine oxidase [copper-containing]-like (The sequence of the model RefSeq protein was modified relative to this genomic sequence to represent the inferred CDS: deleted 2 bases in 1 codon), whose protein sequence is MELHVPSKAEALRFLDNSGPRPERQALVIVYGGSRLTPTVEEYVVGPLPNPTRHTPFTPPGRKNPIPWTSRAPDMKEYMVLRETVGTALSVVHNIFNESYGYKLHNCSTRCLLTPDTTPRGYSSGERKTWFRAVRNLPGGFLHHVGFMFQVNHENRDPSQWRIDRVFYNEQYFDSVDEFVRRYNDGTLQKTRLPDYSDEGTDGVLFSSFLRRGPGQPQTPLRAPELFEPDGKRYKTRGRHVEYMGWSFYWRLGITQGLRLYDVKVNGQRIVYELSSMEAAAIYSGHDPKMLRSFFTDSGWSQGRSHELVRGVDCPKTAIFFDALHHRDTAGPRRFKNAVCVFDLNSGIPLRRHFDSDYAGGYEFYGGMVDHALVLRHIFTIGNYDYIYDYIFHQNGVLEVSVTLTGYLQATFYTQAEAPYGYPAWANQVGNLHQYGFSFKVDIDMLGTENRFETVDIVLENITNPERPDLRHIQTRLQRSLKSTEKEAAIQYRFDQPKYYNFYNNLKKNRFGVHRGYRLQVNGIAKSLLRRDDSPPMRGVGWMDYQLAVTHRKESEPSSSSIYNQNDLYDPVVDFQSYINDNESIVDRDLVAWVTLGAHHIPDTCDYPTTTTTGNHLKFFLRPFNYFDEDPSMGSSNAVYVTPKDNFNSAKVNRFGTEEGPSCVPTEPSFHYDGTWFDGE, encoded by the exons ATGG AACTTCACGTCCCAAGCAAAGCCGAGGCGCTACGATTTCTAGACAACAGCGGTCCAAGGCCCGAGCGACAGGCTCTGGTCATCGTGTATGGCGGCAGCAGACTTACACCGACCGTAGAGGAGTACGTTGTCGGGCCTCTACCCAACCCCACCCGCCACACCCCCTTCACACCGCCCGGTAGGAAGAACCCCATCCCGTGGACCAGCCGGGCGCCTGATATGAAGGAGTATATGGTCTTGAGAGAGACTGTCGGAACTGCGCTCAGCGTAGTTCATAACATCTTCAAC GAGAGTTATGGCTACAAGTTACACAACTGTTCGACCCGTTGCTTGCTGACACCAGACACGACACCTCGCGGTTACAGCAGCGGAGAGAGGAAGACCTGGTTCCGAGCTGTCAGAAACTTACCCGGTGGATTCCTGCACCATGTGGGCTTCATGTTTCAG GTCAACCATGAAAATAGAGACCCCAGCCAGTGGAGGATTGACAGAGTCTTCTACAACGAACAATACTTCGACAGTGTGGATGAATTTGTTCGTCGCTACAACGATGGAACACTGCAGAAAACTAGACTCCCCGACTACTCAGACGAGGGTACGGATGGTGTACTATTCTCCTCGTTCTTACGAAGAGGACCGGGGCAACCACAGACACCTCTTCGGGCGCCCGAGCTCTTTGAGCCCGATGGTAAGCGGTACAAGACTCGGGGTCGACACGTCGAGTACATGGGGTGGAGTTTTTATTGGAGGCTCGGTATCACGCAAGGGTTGCGGCTGTATGACGTCAAGGTAAACGGACAACGGATAGTGTACGAGCTGAGCTCAATGGAGGCCGCAGCCATCTACTCGGGTCACGACCCGAAGATGCTGCGATCTTTCTTCACGGACAGCGGTTGGAGTCAGGGCAGAAGTCACGAGCTCGTTCGCGGCGTTGACTGTCCCAAGACCGCCATCTTCTTCGACGCTCTTCACCACAGAGACACTGCAGGACCGCGCCGCTTCAAAAACGCCGTGTGCGTGTTCGAC CTGAACTCTGGGATACCCCTCAGGCGCCATTTTGATTCGGACTACGCCGGCGGCTACGAGTTCTACGGAGGGATGGTCGACCACGCTTTGGTTCTACGTCATATATTCACCATCGGTAACTACGACTACATCTACGACTATATCTTCCACCAAAACGGAGTGTTAGAGGTCAGCGTGACCTTGACAGGTTATCTACAAGCGACTTTTTACACACAGGCCGAGGCTCCGTACGGCTACCCGGCCTGGGCCAATCAGGTTGGGAACCTTCACCAGTATGGCTTCAGCTTTAAGGTGGACATCGATATGCTGGGAACAGAGAATAG GTTCGAGACCGTGGACATTGTTCTTGAGAACATCACAAATCCGGAGCGACCAGACCTACGTCACATCCAGACTCGCCTGCAACGTAGCCTGAAAAGTACTGAAAAGGAAGCCGCCATTCAGTACAGATTTGACCAGCCAAAGTACTATAACTTCTACAACAACCTGAAAAAGAACAG ATTTGGCGTTCACCGTGGGTACCGCCTTCAAGTCAACGGCATCGCCAAGTCCTTGCTCCGCCGGGACGACTCTCCACCCATGCGGGGCGTCGGCTGGATGGACTACCAGCTCGCCGTGACTCATCGAAAAGAGTCCGAACCCTCCAGCTCGTCCATCTACAACCAGAACGATCTCTACGACCCAGTCGTAGACTTTCAGTCATACATAAACGACAACGAGAGTATAGTTGATCGTGATCTAGTAGCATGGGTGACACTAGGTGCTCACCATATCCCCGACACCTGTGACTACCCGACCACCACTACTACCGGCAACCATCTCAAGTTTTTCTTGCGGCCGTTCAACTATTTTGACGAGGATCCATCTATGGGGTCCTCCAACGCAGTCTACGTCACTCCAAAAGACAATTTCAACTCAGCCAAAGTGAACCGCTTTGGGACGGAGGAGGGTCCAAGCTGCGTTCCGACTGAGCCATCTTTTCATTATGACGGAACTTGGTTTGATGGTGAATAA
- the LOC136438265 gene encoding uncharacterized protein, which yields MVLRVAVIGAGPAGLCAAHLLSAEPERYLPTVYEQTGAVGGTWVYTDRTGTDEHGLPVHSSIHKNLRTNLPKEAMVFPDFPYDSDLPSYLPHKEVRRYLENYAEHFGLHKYIQFLTRVDAVKPVHVHGDVKWQITSFKVTAPDSPSTEQFDAVIVCNGGRYSVPYTPDIPGADQFQGRTLHSHDYRVPEPFSGRRVLIIGALGSGIDLCVAIAEVAERVVISHSNPPTMEIHNLPPNVTQAARTESIVGPNNVMCQDGQEFHADDVVYCTGYRLSLPFLTPECGITLHQGRAYPLYKHVLNTTYPTMSFVGLPRTAISFSLFQLQVKLALGVLDGSLSHLSKAEMDQEIDQDFRTRLEAGQAPYQAHDVLVFPLYLSYITELAMLTGQPDPQGQASMAVDSFSHLLSDPLHFRNAEYKITGPDAWERVPHQSEKQQQSTTK from the exons ATGGTGCTTCGCGTGGCAGTGATCGGTGCGGGTCCGGCCGGCCTGTGCGCGGCGCACCTCCTGTCGGCTGAACCTGAGCGGTACCTGCCGACCGTGTACGAGCAGACCGGGGCGGTGGGCGGGACCTGGGTGTACACCGACAGGACTGGGACGGACGAACACGGGCTTCCTGTACACTCCAGCATACACAAAAACCTAAG GACAAATCTTCCCAAGGAGGCAATGGTCTTCCCAGATTTTCCTTACGACAGCGACTTACCATCTTACCTCCCCCACAAGGAGGTGCGTCGGTACCTAGAGAACTatgcagagcactttggactgcACAAGTATATTCAG TTCCTGACCAGGGTTGATGCAGTGAAACCTGTTCACGTCCATGGCGACGTGAAATGGCAGATTACGTCATTCAAGGTCACGGCTCCAGACAGCCCGAGCACGGAACAGTTTGATGCAGTCATTGTCTGTAATGGCGG GAGATATTCCGTCCCGTACACTCCAGATATCCCCGGTGCAGACCAGTTCCAGGGCAGGACCCTGCACAGCCATGACTACCGGGTCCCAGAGCCGTTCAGCGGGAGACGCGTCCTCATCATCGGAGCCTTAGGCTCGGGGATCGACCTGTGTGTGGCGATCGCTGAGGTGGCCGAACGTGTCGTCATCAGTCATTCTAACCCACCCACGATGGAAATACATAACTTGCCCCCTAATGTTACTCAAGCCGCTAGAACAGAGAGTATCGTGGGCCCAAACAACGTCATGTGTCAAGACGGACAAGAGTTCCACGCAGACGATGTCGTCTATTGTACAGGTTATCGTCTCAGCTTGCCCTTCTTGACTCCTGAATGTGGCATCACTCTCCACCAGGGTAGAGCTTACCCACTGTACAAGCACGTTCTTAACACCACCTATCCTACTATGTCTTTCGTAGGTCTCCCACGTACTGCCATATCATTCTCTTTGTTTCAGCTCCAAGTAAAACTTGCTTTAGGTGTCTTGGATGGTAGCCTTAGTCATCTCTCTAAGGCGGAAATGGATCAAGAAATTGACCAAGACTTTAGGACACGTCTAGAGGCAGGCCAAGCCCCATACCAGGCCCATGATGTACTAGTATTCCCTCTGTATTTGTCCTACATCACCGAGCTAGCCATGCTGACCGGCCAGCCTGACCCGCAGGGCCAGGCGTCTATGGCAGTAGACTCCTTCTCGCACCTTCTATCTGATCCTTTGCACTTTCGAAATGCAGAATATAAGATCACAGGGCCGGATGCATGGGAGAGGGTTCCCCATCAAAGTGAGAAACAGCAGCAGTCGACTACTAAGTAA